In a genomic window of Wyeomyia smithii strain HCP4-BCI-WySm-NY-G18 chromosome 1, ASM2978416v1, whole genome shotgun sequence:
- the LOC129717243 gene encoding uncharacterized protein LOC129717243, which yields MDKLVRERKSLEPRLKRISEALEKLRGTDAEEVDVQTELDALNEVWAAFCAVHKRILDVGEDDKAYEDAVQQQARFESYYITLKNRLLKILKAVKDRDNAATERAAHPDIIKQLADQQAEFLRMMSTSMAAPSIVSAVTHPNEATTLLSDLKLPRMNMPVFSGNYLEWQSFYDLFDSLVHKNVMLKDSQKLYFLKTNLAGEAASLISHLKIEDANYRTALDKLKTRYDKPREIANQHIKRFLVQPTLTSPSSYGLRSLHDVSDEVIRALQAMNREDRDTWLLYILSEKIDPDTKQLWCQKIAEMDEENINLQCFLKFIESRSFALQSSQPPRTKTNVPFKQPSKFQPACKNASAFVATNSTSCNVCNKQNHQLYQCGKFLHMNHEDRIAHVNRMKLCNNCLKVHPGERCQSGTCRKCNSFHHTLLHPNMPSTNTHSTGPAVMAPANPGLSAQSLISALDSPNGPDASNVLLATVAINVLDSHGRPHACRAVLDCASQVNFISDKLCRKLRLKTQAADLNLEGISSTPAHVDRCADITISSRCTDFRTSTSCMVLEKITKMLPCKPANIVDWPIPGSIHLADPLFHRPGEVEVLLGIELFFQLLEPGKITLSTDGTLPTLQNTKLGWVVAGRYNEVNNSYGSHTPTCLLASTEDTLSQQLRKFWEFEEYLPASNHLTEEEQLCEKHFSDHTIRDESGKFVVRLPFLRDPTQLGESKQIAEKRLRYLEKKLDRNQQLKDEYHAFIREYIDLGHMSLVSATNTDSKSVYLPHHCVLKSTSSTTKCRVVFDASAKTTSGLSFNEVLMCGPVLQDSLINILIRFRFPPIVLASDAKQMYRMIWLNELDRDLLKVLWRWTNEECIKEYRLNTVTFGTKSASYLATKCVQQLLESFRHQYPVAVEKAEKGIYVDDILTGASSEAEAKNLRLQLTEIFAAGGFHLRKWASNSAEVLEGVPDADLEVKIPIDENPNSTIKALGMQWQPCSDEFHFSYQPTEILQPTKRIILSQIASLFDPLGLLSPIIVKAKLVMQRMWELKVAWDATPPGELTKGWLVLVQKFSLLNSFQIPRRVIDMRNWSRLYLHGYCDASDVAMGACIYIRAVSDDNRTSSHLLCSKSKLAPIGNNRMTIPRLELRAAAILARLISNVREALSSTTFHEIRAFSDSKVVLAWLAGGAARWKTFVANRVAEISSHLPYINWAHVGTLDNPADLVSRGVFPDQLQANSLWWHGPSWEATTINCESPSIDNLNTDERRQIDREQRTTAVVCLTVNDKRFLDDMMARYYPNLQLLLRVTARMLRFGHPEYRGSLRLASDEIDFALEKYLQHVQQQHFSGELNRLRSGLNVERGSSLYQLDPFLDKNGIVRVGGRLQQSDLSYDNKHPILLPRHSILTSLILLHEHKEKLHCGPQSLLAATRLRFWILRGISAARKVYRDCLTCNRSRPARIAQQFGQLPADRLKPLPPFSITGVDYAGPVGIIGRRTRGAVSSKGYIALFVCLGTRAVHLEAVSDLSVSSFIAAFTRFTSRYGVPSKMYSDNATNLRAGARLLRELYHQIDATEHSDEVNDILVNKRVQWLFIPARSPHPGGLWEAGIKVAKGFLSKIGGNYTYTFEELSTLLSQIAACMNSRPICAISDDPTDPQPLTPAHFLIGRPLDALPEVNHLEQQISSLSRWNYVQRVAQDFRARWQSEYVLSLQRLAKWQTSSPNIAEGDFVLLVEDNEKSQQWPLGRVLELFPGTDGRVRVVSVKTGKGVFRRDVRKLRRFPLDNDEYVLGRNGSEITARNLVGGLC from the coding sequence ATGGATAAACTCGTCCGCGAACGAAAATCGCTCGAACCGCGATTAAAACGTATTTCGGAAGCATTGGAGAAATTAAGAGGCACAGATGCCGAAGAAGTTGATGTGCAAACCGAACTAGACGCCCTGAATGAGGTTTGGGCTGCTTTTTGTGCCGTGCATAAGAGAATACTAGATGTTGGTGAGGACGATAAAGCCTATGAAGATGCGGTGCAGCAGCAGGCGAGATTTGAATCGTACTACATTACATTGAAAAATcgtttgttgaaaattctgaaagcAGTGAAAGATCGCGATAACGCTGCAACTGAGCGTGCTGCCCATCCTGACATTATAAAGCAGCTTGCCGATCAACAGGCAGAATTCCTGCGCATGATGTCTACAAGCATGGCCGCGCCGTCCATTGTTAGTGCCGTCACCCACCCCAACGAAGCTACAACTCTATTGTCTGACTTAAAGTTGCCGCGTATGAATATGCCGGTCTTCAGTGGCAATTACCTAGAGTGGCAATCTTTCTACGATTTGTTCGACAGTTTAGTGCATAAAAATGTGATGCTAAAGGACAGTCAGAAGCTCTATTTCCTGAAAACGAATTTGGCTGGTGAAGCGGCTTCCTTGATTTCGCATTTAAAAATAGAGGATGCTAACTATCGAACTGCGCTGGACAAGCTAAAAACCAGGTACGACAAACCACGAGAAATCGCTAATCAACATATAAAGCGATTCTTGGTTCAGCCTACGCTTACGTCACCGTCTTCATACGGTCTACGATCATTGCATGACGTATCTGATGAGGTTATAAGAGCTTTGCAGGCGATGAATAGGGAAGATCGAGACACGTGGCTTCTTTACATTCTCAGCGAAAAGATAGATCCGGACACAAAGCAGTTGTGGTGCCAGAAGATAGCCGAAATGGATGAAGAAAACATCAATCTGCAATGCTTTCTGAAGTTTATAGAATCTCGGAGTTTCGCTCTTCAGTCATCTCAGCCTCCGAGAACAAAAACTAATGTGCCCTTCAAACAACCTTCAAAATTTCAACCTGCATGCAAAAACGCTAGCGCATTTGTTGCCACGAATAGTACGTCCTGCAACGTATGCAACAAACAAAACCACCAATTATACCAATGCGGTAAGTTCCTTCATATGAATCACGAGGATCGAATCGCTCACGTTAACCGTATGAAACTTTGCAACAATTGCCTGAAAGTTCATCCCGGTGAAAGATGCCAATCAGGTACGTGCAGAAAGTGCAATTCATTCCATCACACTTTACTGCACCCGAATATGCCATCCACAAACACACACTCCACCGGTCCGGCGGTCATGGCCCCGGCAAATCCAGGACTTTCAGCCCAGTCTTTGATTTCGGCCCTCGACTCACCAAACGGTCCCGATGCATCGAATGTTCTTCTTGCCACCGTCGCTATCAACGTGCTGGATAGCCATGGACGTCCGCACGCCTGCCGTGCCGTTTTAGATTGTGCTTCCCAAGTCAATTTCATCAGCGATAAATTGTGTAGGAAACTCCGTCTCAAAACGCAAGCAGCCGACCTGAACCTCGAAGGCATCTCATCTACCCCAGCACACGTTGACAGATGTGCCGATATAACCATCTCCTCACGATGCACCGATTTTCGCACATCCACGTCGTGTATGGTGTTAGAAAAAATCACCAAAATGCTTCCTTGCAAGCCTGCAAATATTGTAGATTGGCCTATTCCCGGATCAATTCATCTGGCTGATCCACTATTTCATCGTCCTGGCGAGGTAGAAGTGCTACTGGGAATAGAACTCTTTTTTCAGCTGCTCGAGCCTGGTAAAATCACCCTCAGTACCGACGGCACTCTACCTACACTACAAAATACTAAACTCGGCTGGGTAGTAGCTGGCCGTTACAACGAGGTCAATAATTCGTATGGCTCTCACACTCCGACCTGTCTCCTCGCCTCGACCGAGGATACTCTCTCTCAGCAGCTACGTAAGTTTTGGGAGTTTGAAGAGTATCTCCCAGCATCCAATCATCTTACcgaagaagagcaactttgtgaAAAACATTTCTCTGATCATACTATACGAGATGAGTCAGGAAAGTTTGTCGTTCGTCTCCCGTTTTTACGCGATCCCACCCAACTAGGTGAGTCGAAGCAGATTGCTGAGAAAAGACTTCGCTACTTAGAGAAAAAACTCGATCGTAACCAACAATTGAAAGATGAGTACCATGCGTTCATCCGCGAATATATCGATCTTGGGCATATGTCACTCGTTAGTGCTACCAACACAGATAGCAAATCGGTTTATCTCCCACATCATTGCGTGCTCAAATCAACCAGTTCGACCACCAAATGTCGAGTCGTTTTTGATGCCTCGGCAAAGACGACGAGTGGTCTCTCATTTAACGAGGTGCTCATGTGCGGTCCTGTTTTGCAAGATTcactgatcaatattttaattcGATTTCGCTTTCCACCGATCGTTCTCGCAAGCGATGCAAAGCAAATGTATCGAATGATATGGCTGAACGAGCTTGATCGTGACTTGCTTAAAGTCTTGTGGAGATGGACTAATGAGGAATGCATTAAGGAATATCGTCTAAATACCGTCACCTTCGGAACAAAAAGTGCATCATATTTGGCTACAAAATGTGTGCAGCAGCTTCTAGAGTCGTTTCGACATCAATATCCTGTAGCTGTAGAGAAAGCGGAAAAGGGCATTTATGTCGATGACATTCTGACTGGTGCTTCGTCAGAGGCAGAAGCAAAAAACTTACGGCTGCAGTTGACTGAAATCTTTGCTGCCGGTGGATTTCATCTCCGGAAGTGGGCGTCCAACAGCGCAGAAGTTTTAGAAGGGGTTCCTGACGCCGATTTAGAAGTGAAAATTCCCATTGATGAGAATCCAAACAGCACCATCAAGGCTCTTGGAATGCAGTGGCAGCCGTGCAGCGACGAGTTCCATTTTTCATACCAGCCAACCGAGATCCTTCAGCCCACAAAGCGAATCATTTTATCGCAAATAGCCAGCCTTTTCGACCCGCTTGGCCTTCTATCACCAATTATAGTCAAGGCAAAGCTGGTAATGCAGCGAATGTGGGAGCTGAAGGTGGCTTGGGATGCGACTCCCCCCGGTGAGTTAACCAAAGGTTGGTTAGTTTTGGTGCAAAAGTTTTCGCTTCTCAATTCTTTTCAGATTCCGCGAAGGGTAATCGACATGCGGAATTGGTCTCGTCTCTACCTGCACGGCTACTGCGATGCATCCGACGTAGCAATGGGTGCTTGCATATACATCCGAGCCGTAAGCGATGACAACAGAACTTCGTCCCATCTTCTCTGTTCCAAATCGAAACTGGCACCAATAGGCAACAACAGAATGACCATACCCCGATTGGAATTACGTGCAGCAGCCATTCTCGCACGATTGATATCAAATGTGAGAGAAGCTCTTTCTTCTACTACTTTCCACGAGATTCGGGCCTTCTCCGATTCCAAAGTTGTTTTAGCATGGCTGGCTGGAGGTGCTGCAAGATGGAAGACCTTCGTGGCGAATCGCGTGGCAGAGATTTCGTCACATTTACCTTATATCAACTGGGCTCACGTAGGCACTCTCGACAACCCAGCTGATCTGGTATCGCGGGGTGTGTTTCCCGATCAACTTCAAGCAAACTCTCTTTGGTGGCATGGACCAAGCTGGGAGGCAACGACGATAAATTGCGAATCACCTTCAATCGACAATCTCAATACAGATGAGCGACGGCAGATAGATAGAGAGCAGAGAACTACAGCCGTGGTGTGTTTGACTGTAAACGACAAGCGTTTTCTGGATGATATGATGGCCCGGTACTATCCGAATCTTCAGCTTCTACTTCGTGTAACCGCCCGGATGCTCCGTTTTGGACACCCTGAGTACCGTGGTTCGCTTCGTCTCGCTTCAGATGAGATAGATTTCGCTTTGGAAAAGTACCTTCAACACGTACAGCAGCAACATTTTTCAGGAGAACTCAACCGACTGCGAAGTGGCCTCAACGTTGAGCGTGGTAGCTCATTATATCAGCTTGATCCATTCCTAGATAAAAACGGTATCGTCAGGGTGGGCGGCAGGTTGCAACAATCGGATTTGAGCTACGACAATAAGCATCCGATCTTGCTACCCCGGCACTCGATATTGACTTCACTCATTTTGCTTCACGAGCACAAGGAGAAATTGCATTGTGGCCCTCAGTCGCTGTTAGCAGCTACACGTTTACGGTTTTGGATCTTACGCGGCATTAGTGCCGCTCGCAAGGTGTATCGTGATTGTTTAACCTGCAATCGATCTCGACCAGCACGCATAGCTCAACAATTTGGACAATTACCCGCTGATCGGTTAAAGCCACTTCCCCCATTTTCCATTACGGGAGTCGACTACGCTGGTCCTGTAGGAATCATCGGACGAAGAACACGGGGTGCAGTGTCCTCGAAAGGTTACATCGCTTTGTTCGTTTGTTTGGGGACACGCGCAGTACATTTGGAGGCTGTCTCGGATCTAAGTGTATCATCATTTATTGCTGCATTTACGCGTTTCACTAGTCGGTACGGAGTGCCCAGTAAGATGTACTCGGACAATGCCACGAACCTTAGAGCAGGAGCGAGACTTCTTAGAGAGCTGTACCATCAAATAGATGCAACCGAACACAGTGATGAAGTGAACGATATTTTGGTCAACAAGCGAGTGCAATGGCTTTTTATACCCGCTCGTTCGCCTCATCCTGGTGGCCTATGGGAGGCTGGAATCAAGGTGGCAAAAGGATTTCTCAGCAAAATTGGAGGTAATTATACTTACACCTTTGAGGAATTGAGTACTCTTCTGTCTCAGATAGCGGCCTGCATGAACTCTCGTCCGATCTGTGCTATTTCCGATGATCCCACGGATCCTCAACCGCTTACGCCTGCGCATTTTCTAATCGGGCGCCCGCTAGATGCTTTACCCGAAGTTAATCATCTTGAACAGCAGATAAGTTCACTATCCAGATGGAACTACGTTCAACGTGTCGCCCAGGACTTTCGAGCTCGGTGGCAGTCCGAGTACGTGCTCTCTCTTCAACGCCTTGCGAAGTGGCAAACATCGTCCCCTAACATCGCAGAAGGAGATTTTGTGCTTCTTGTTGAAGATAACGAAAAATCGCAGCAATGGCCATTGGGTCGTGTTCTGGAGCTTTTCCCTGGGACCGATGGCCGTGTCCGAGTTGTCTCGGTCAAAACTGGCAAGGGTGTTTTCCGCAGAGACGTCAGGAAGCTGCGACGTTTTCCTCTTGATAACGACGAATATGTGCTAGGAAGAAATGGGTCTGAAATTACTGCTCGTAATTTGGTGGGCGGTTTATGTTAA